In Streptococcus dysgalactiae subsp. dysgalactiae, the following are encoded in one genomic region:
- the ychF gene encoding redox-regulated ATPase YchF: MALTAGIVGLPNVGKSTLFNAITKAGAEAANYPFATIDPNVGMVEVPDERLQKLTELITPKKTVPTTFEFTDIAGIVKGASKGEGLGNKFLANIREVDAIVHVVRAFDDENVMREQGREDAFVDPIADIDTINLELILADLESINKRYARVEKMARTQKDKDSVAEFAVLEKIKPVLEDGKSARTIEFTEEEQRVVKQLFLLTTKPVLYVANVDEDKVADPDDIDYVKQIREFAATENAEVVVISARAEEEISELEDEDKAEFLEAIGLTESGVDKLTRAAYHLLGLGTYFTAGEKEVRAWTFKRGIKAPQAAGIIHSDFERGFIRAVTMSYDDLITYGSEKAVKEAGRLREEGKEYIVQDGDIMEFRFNV, translated from the coding sequence ATGGCTTTAACAGCTGGTATTGTGGGATTACCTAATGTCGGTAAATCAACTTTATTTAATGCAATTACAAAAGCAGGGGCAGAAGCTGCTAACTATCCTTTTGCAACGATTGATCCCAATGTTGGGATGGTAGAGGTACCAGATGAACGTCTGCAAAAACTGACAGAGTTGATTACGCCTAAAAAAACCGTTCCAACAACCTTTGAGTTTACTGATATTGCGGGTATTGTCAAAGGAGCTTCTAAAGGAGAAGGTTTAGGTAATAAATTCTTGGCCAATATCCGTGAAGTAGATGCTATCGTACATGTCGTTCGTGCCTTTGATGATGAGAATGTCATGCGTGAACAAGGTCGTGAGGATGCTTTCGTGGATCCAATAGCTGATATTGATACTATCAACCTTGAATTGATTTTGGCTGATTTAGAGTCTATTAATAAGCGTTATGCGCGTGTGGAAAAAATGGCTCGTACCCAAAAAGATAAGGATTCCGTGGCAGAATTTGCCGTTCTTGAAAAAATCAAACCTGTCTTAGAAGATGGTAAATCTGCTCGGACAATTGAGTTTACTGAAGAAGAGCAACGTGTTGTCAAACAGTTATTCTTATTGACAACAAAACCTGTTCTTTATGTGGCGAATGTTGATGAAGATAAAGTTGCTGATCCAGATGATATTGACTATGTGAAACAAATTCGTGAGTTTGCAGCTACTGAAAATGCAGAAGTAGTGGTGATTTCAGCGCGTGCAGAGGAAGAAATTTCAGAGCTTGAGGATGAAGATAAAGCAGAATTCTTAGAAGCTATCGGTTTGACAGAGTCTGGTGTTGATAAATTAACGCGTGCTGCCTACCACTTACTTGGGCTAGGCACCTATTTTACAGCAGGTGAAAAAGAAGTAAGGGCTTGGACATTTAAACGTGGTATTAAAGCGCCGCAGGCTGCTGGTATTATTCATTCTGACTTCGAAAGAGGATTTATCCGTGCAGTAACCATGTCTTATGACGATTTAATAACCTACGGTTCAGAAAAAGCTGTCAAAGAAGCTGGGCGCTTGCGTGAAGAAGGAAAAGAGTACATCGTCCAAGATGGTGATATCATGGAGTTTCGATTTAACGTTTAA
- a CDS encoding DUF951 domain-containing protein, with protein sequence MYQVGSLVEMKKPHACVIKETGKKANQWKVLRVGADIKIQCTNCQHIIMMSRYDFDRKLKKVLQP encoded by the coding sequence ATGTATCAAGTTGGATCACTTGTTGAAATGAAAAAACCACACGCCTGTGTGATTAAAGAGACTGGTAAAAAAGCCAATCAATGGAAAGTGCTTAGAGTAGGAGCTGATATTAAAATTCAATGCACTAACTGTCAGCATATCATTATGATGAGCCGTTACGACTTTGACCGAAAATTAAAAAAAGTCCTGCAACCTTAG
- the dnaN gene encoding DNA polymerase III subunit beta — MIQFSINRTLFIQALNTTKRAISSKNAIPVLSTIKIDVSSSDITLTGSNGQISIENTIPVSNENAGLLITSPGSILLEANFFINIISSLPDVSLDFKEIEQHQVVLTSGKSEITLKGKDVDQYPRLQEVSTENPLILKTKLLKSIIAETAFAASLQESRPILTGVHIVLSNHKDFKAVATDSHRMSQRLITLDNTSADFDVVIPSKSLREFSAVFTDDIETVEVFFSPSQILFRSEHISFYTRLLEGNYPDTDRLLMTQFETEVVFNTQSLRHAMERAFLISNATQNGTVKLEIAQNHISAHVNSPEVGKVNEDLDIVSQSGNDLTISFNPTYLIESLKAIKSDTVKIHFLSPVRPFTLIPGDDEESFIQLITPVRTN, encoded by the coding sequence ATGATTCAATTTTCCATAAATCGTACCCTTTTTATTCAAGCTTTAAATACCACTAAACGTGCTATTAGCAGTAAAAATGCCATTCCTGTTCTTTCTACCATTAAGATTGACGTTAGTTCATCTGATATCACTTTAACAGGTTCAAATGGACAAATTTCCATTGAAAATACCATTCCTGTAAGCAATGAAAATGCTGGACTATTAATCACATCTCCAGGGTCTATTCTTCTGGAAGCTAATTTCTTTATCAATATTATTTCTAGTTTGCCAGATGTTAGTTTGGATTTTAAAGAAATTGAACAACATCAAGTTGTTTTAACCAGTGGTAAATCAGAGATTACCTTAAAAGGAAAAGATGTTGATCAATACCCTCGGTTACAAGAAGTGTCAACAGAAAATCCTTTGATCTTAAAAACAAAATTATTAAAGTCTATTATTGCTGAAACAGCTTTTGCAGCCAGTTTACAAGAAAGTCGTCCTATCTTAACAGGAGTTCATATTGTATTAAGTAACCATAAAGATTTTAAAGCCGTAGCAACTGACTCTCATCGTATGAGCCAACGTTTAATCACTTTGGATAATACTTCAGCAGATTTTGATGTGGTTATTCCAAGTAAATCTTTAAGAGAATTTTCAGCAGTATTTACAGATGATATTGAGACTGTTGAGGTATTTTTCTCACCAAGCCAAATCTTGTTCAGAAGTGAACATATTTCTTTCTACACACGTCTCTTGGAAGGAAATTATCCCGATACAGACCGTTTGTTAATGACACAATTTGAGACAGAGGTTGTTTTCAATACCCAATCTCTTCGCCACGCTATGGAACGTGCTTTCTTGATTTCGAACGCTACTCAAAATGGTACCGTTAAGCTTGAAATTGCTCAAAATCATATTTCAGCTCATGTTAACTCACCGGAAGTAGGTAAGGTAAACGAAGATTTAGATATTGTGAGTCAATCTGGTAATGATTTGACTATTAGTTTTAACCCCACTTATCTTATTGAGTCTTTAAAAGCGATTAAGAGTGACACCGTTAAAATTCATTTCTTATCGCCAGTTCGACCATTTACCTTGATACCTGGTGACGATGAAGAAAGCTTCATCCAGTTAATCACACCAGTCCGTACCAACTAA
- a CDS encoding helix-turn-helix domain-containing protein, with amino-acid sequence MTKVAEQIKQLRVKHQLSQDALAEQLFISRQAISKWENGDTTPDLENLVRLTEIFDVNLDELVLAKPNEVKVERIYENKPLDLQKYDKIYWFIFRNVILTLLIILAILTILEVLGVPFIAN; translated from the coding sequence ATGACAAAAGTTGCAGAACAAATAAAGCAATTACGAGTGAAACATCAATTATCTCAAGATGCTCTGGCAGAACAGTTATTTATTTCTCGGCAGGCTATATCAAAATGGGAAAATGGAGATACTACTCCGGATTTAGAAAACTTGGTTAGGTTAACTGAAATTTTTGATGTGAACTTAGATGAGCTTGTTTTAGCTAAACCAAATGAAGTTAAAGTTGAACGTATTTATGAAAATAAGCCCCTTGATCTACAAAAATACGATAAAATCTATTGGTTTATTTTTCGAAATGTTATCCTAACTCTACTAATCATCTTAGCTATATTAACGATTTTAGAGGTTCTGGGGGTGCCTTTTATTGCTAATTGA